From the Streptomyces sp. KMM 9044 genome, one window contains:
- a CDS encoding DUF2469 domain-containing protein, which yields MSAEDLEKYETEMELKLYREYRDVVGLFKYVIETERRFYLTNDYEMQVHSVQGEVFFEVSMADAWVWDMYRPARFVKQVRVLTFKDVNIEELNKSDLELPSG from the coding sequence ATGAGCGCCGAGGACCTCGAGAAGTACGAGACCGAGATGGAGCTGAAGCTCTACCGGGAGTACCGCGACGTCGTCGGTCTGTTCAAATACGTGATCGAGACCGAGCGCCGCTTCTATCTGACCAACGACTACGAGATGCAGGTGCACTCGGTCCAGGGCGAGGTGTTCTTCGAGGTGTCCATGGCGGATGCCTGGGTCTGGGACATGTACCGGCCGGCCAGGTTCGTGAAGCAGGTACGCGTCCTGACATTCAAGGACGTGAACATCGAGGAGCTCAACAAGAGCGACCTGGAGCTCCCGAGCGGGTGA
- a CDS encoding NUDIX hydrolase — MSAETAHAPGNSCGGGLRRVARVVLLDPRNRILLLHGHEPDDPADDWWFTPGGGVEGDESREQAALRELAEETGITEVELGPVLWRRTCSFPFAGRRWDQDEWYYLARTTGRVTGDTALTELERRSVTGARWWTCPELARARETVYPTRLAELLRTLLDEGPPAGPVTLDTETV, encoded by the coding sequence GTGTCCGCTGAGACGGCCCACGCCCCCGGGAACTCCTGCGGGGGCGGGCTGCGCAGGGTCGCCCGTGTCGTCCTGCTCGACCCGAGGAACCGCATCCTGCTGCTGCACGGGCATGAACCGGACGACCCCGCCGACGACTGGTGGTTCACGCCCGGCGGTGGGGTGGAGGGCGACGAGAGCCGTGAACAGGCGGCGCTGCGGGAGCTCGCCGAGGAGACCGGCATCACGGAGGTGGAGCTCGGGCCCGTGCTGTGGCGGCGGACGTGCTCCTTCCCGTTCGCGGGCCGCCGCTGGGACCAGGACGAGTGGTACTACCTCGCTCGCACCACCGGAAGGGTCACCGGGGACACGGCACTGACCGAGCTCGAGCGGCGCAGCGTCACCGGAGCACGCTGGTGGACGTGCCCGGAACTGGCTCGGGCCCGTGAGACGGTGTACCCGACGAGACTCGCCGAGCTGCTGCGCACCCTGCTCGACGAGGGCCCCCCGGCCGGGCCCGTCACCCTGGACACCGAGACCGTCTAG
- the lepB gene encoding signal peptidase I, protein MSGQSTTRTASRGGGAGRGPAGSRTGQRLSSLAVALGLALFLGGFVWAALVYLPYTVPTPSMAPAIGAGDRVLAQRVDGGDVRRGDVVVFEDEGWADVPLVKRVVAVGGDIVSTGQDGRLRVNGTEIDEPYLSADEAAGLSAFPEVAVPKGRLFLLGDERSGSLDSTSHLTDTANGTVSREAVEARVDAVVWPMDGMLQAPTGFGELGELSSPGPLPTVVALAIGGAVLILGGAAYGPLAARAGASRARRADAGAEASGVR, encoded by the coding sequence ATGAGTGGGCAGAGCACGACACGTACGGCTTCTCGCGGCGGCGGTGCGGGCCGGGGCCCGGCGGGAAGCCGGACCGGGCAGCGACTGTCCTCACTGGCCGTGGCGCTGGGCCTGGCGCTGTTCCTCGGCGGGTTCGTCTGGGCAGCGCTGGTGTATCTGCCGTACACCGTGCCCACCCCCTCGATGGCGCCGGCGATCGGTGCCGGGGACCGGGTACTGGCCCAGCGCGTCGACGGCGGTGACGTCCGCCGCGGCGACGTCGTGGTCTTCGAGGACGAGGGCTGGGCGGACGTACCGCTCGTCAAGCGGGTGGTCGCCGTCGGCGGGGACATCGTCTCCACCGGGCAGGACGGCAGGCTGAGGGTCAACGGTACGGAGATCGACGAGCCGTATCTCTCCGCGGACGAGGCGGCCGGGCTCAGTGCCTTCCCGGAGGTGGCCGTGCCGAAGGGCCGGCTGTTCCTGCTCGGTGACGAGCGCAGCGGCTCCCTGGACTCGACCTCCCATCTCACCGACACCGCGAACGGCACCGTCTCCCGCGAAGCGGTCGAGGCCCGGGTCGACGCGGTGGTCTGGCCGATGGACGGCATGCTGCAGGCTCCGACCGGCTTCGGGGAGCTCGGCGAACTCTCTTCACCGGGGCCGCTGCCGACGGTCGTCGCCCTGGCCATCGGCGGTGCCGTGCTCATCCTCGGCGGGGCCGCGTACGGCCCGCTCGCCGCGCGGGCAGGCGCGTCCCGGGCCCGTCGTGCGGACGCGGGAGCGGAGGCGAGCGGTGTCCGCTGA
- the lepB gene encoding signal peptidase I has product MGDVAVGARSGADGEEHRGRPAEPYVPVEDGAVTSGSDSPAAGEGRVADDRSERGGRGPDEPPREQKKPRSFWKELPILVGIALVLALLIKTFLLQAFSIPSDSMQNTLQQGDRVLVDKLTPWFGSEPERGEVVVFHDPDNWLAGEPTPEPNVLQTFLSWIGLMPSAEEKDLIKRVIGVGGDVVECKGTGPLRVNGVALNEADYVYPGNTPCSQDDQGGQFKVEVPDGKIWVMGDHRQNSRDSRYNRADKNDGMVPVSEVVGRAVVIAWPVGRWDMLEVPDAFAQPALGTQASAALTVAPQGLALVGAVPLVLWRRGRDRRREDGPEA; this is encoded by the coding sequence GTGGGGGATGTGGCGGTTGGCGCACGGTCCGGAGCCGACGGCGAGGAGCACCGCGGGCGCCCCGCGGAACCCTACGTCCCGGTCGAGGACGGCGCCGTGACCTCCGGGAGTGATTCCCCGGCGGCAGGAGAGGGAAGAGTGGCGGACGACCGGTCGGAGCGCGGTGGCCGGGGGCCGGACGAGCCGCCCCGCGAACAGAAGAAGCCACGCTCCTTCTGGAAGGAGCTGCCCATCCTGGTCGGTATCGCCCTGGTTCTGGCGCTGCTGATCAAGACGTTCCTGCTGCAGGCGTTCTCCATTCCGTCGGACTCGATGCAGAACACCCTTCAGCAGGGGGACCGCGTTCTGGTCGACAAGCTCACCCCCTGGTTCGGCTCCGAGCCCGAGCGCGGCGAGGTCGTGGTCTTCCACGACCCGGACAACTGGCTGGCGGGCGAGCCCACGCCCGAACCCAACGTGTTGCAGACGTTCCTCAGCTGGATCGGCCTGATGCCGTCCGCCGAGGAGAAGGACCTGATCAAGCGGGTCATCGGGGTCGGCGGTGACGTCGTCGAGTGCAAGGGCACCGGCCCGCTGAGGGTCAACGGCGTCGCCCTGAACGAGGCGGACTACGTCTATCCGGGCAACACCCCGTGCAGCCAGGACGACCAGGGCGGCCAGTTCAAGGTCGAGGTTCCCGACGGCAAGATCTGGGTCATGGGCGACCACCGGCAGAACTCCCGGGACTCGCGTTACAACCGGGCCGACAAGAACGACGGCATGGTTCCGGTGAGTGAGGTCGTCGGCCGTGCCGTCGTCATCGCCTGGCCGGTCGGCCGCTGGGACATGCTCGAGGTCCCGGACGCCTTCGCCCAGCCGGCGCTGGGCACGCAGGCATCCGCGGCGCTGACGGTGGCACCCCAGGGGCTCGCGCTCGTGGGCGCGGTGCCGCTGGTGCTGTGGCGGCGCGGGCGGGACCGCCGCCGGGAGGACGGGCCCGAGGCCTGA
- the lepB gene encoding signal peptidase I, producing the protein MGNRGKPRGVPASATDNLLPTGVRRAVSATSGRSRADRRKLQRKVKRRRRQGAVKEIPLLVGVALLIALVLKTFLVQAFVIPSGSMEQTIQVGDRVLVDKLTPWFGSKPQRGDVVVFKDPGGWLQDEQPTPQKEDPVGIKQVKTGLTFIGLLPSENEKDLIKRVVGVGGDQVRCCDTQGRVTVNGVPLEESDYLFPGNTPSTTPFDVTVPQGRLWVMGDHRSNSADSRAHQDTDYGGTVSEEQVVGRAVVIAWPFGHWNTLDEPTTYASVSDSTTGSTAAARLSHRVAPDDSNGMIQLPSPAELPLVMGVVGLRRVWGRQRHRVRSWRGGCGGWRTVRSRRRGAPRAPRGTLRPGRGRRRDLRE; encoded by the coding sequence ATGGGTAACCGCGGCAAACCCCGCGGCGTCCCGGCGAGCGCCACGGACAACCTGCTGCCCACCGGCGTGCGCCGCGCGGTGAGCGCGACGAGCGGCCGCAGCCGGGCCGACCGGCGCAAGCTCCAGCGGAAGGTCAAACGGCGCCGCAGGCAGGGCGCGGTCAAGGAGATACCGCTGCTCGTCGGAGTCGCCCTCCTGATAGCGCTGGTGCTGAAGACGTTCCTCGTCCAGGCCTTCGTGATCCCGTCCGGCTCCATGGAACAGACCATCCAGGTCGGCGACCGTGTCCTGGTGGACAAGCTGACCCCGTGGTTCGGCTCCAAGCCGCAGCGCGGGGACGTCGTCGTCTTCAAGGACCCCGGCGGCTGGCTGCAGGACGAGCAGCCCACCCCCCAGAAGGAGGACCCGGTCGGCATCAAGCAGGTCAAGACCGGGCTCACCTTCATCGGCCTGCTGCCCTCGGAGAACGAGAAGGACCTCATCAAGCGGGTCGTGGGGGTCGGCGGTGACCAGGTCCGGTGCTGTGACACGCAGGGGCGGGTCACCGTCAACGGGGTGCCCCTGGAGGAGAGTGACTACCTGTTCCCCGGGAACACCCCGTCCACCACGCCGTTCGACGTCACCGTGCCCCAGGGACGCCTGTGGGTGATGGGCGACCACCGGTCCAACTCCGCCGACTCCCGCGCCCACCAGGACACCGACTACGGCGGCACCGTCTCCGAGGAACAGGTGGTGGGCCGGGCCGTGGTCATCGCCTGGCCGTTCGGTCACTGGAACACGCTGGACGAACCGACGACCTACGCCTCCGTGTCGGACTCGACGACCGGGTCGACCGCTGCCGCCCGGCTGTCGCATAGGGTTGCCCCGGATGATTCGAACGGAATGATTCAGCTCCCGAGCCCTGCGGAACTCCCGCTCGTTATGGGAGTGGTGGGCCTGCGCCGTGTATGGGGCAGGCAGCGGCACAGAGTAAGGAGCTGGCGTGGGGGATGTGGCGGTTGGCGCACGGTCCGGAGCCGACGGCGAGGAGCACCGCGGGCGCCCCGCGGAACCCTACGTCCCGGTCGAGGACGGCGCCGTGACCTCCGGGAGTGA
- the lepB gene encoding signal peptidase I, translating into MDTEAQPTERDRSSHPVGPEDTSGAPGPEGRSRSSLAGHLAGRFPGGRTTAAPLLVLLLLLALGTFVARPFQIPSGSMEPLLRAGDRVLVLKLAYRFGAGPQRGDVVVFDGTGYFGDADYIKRVAGVGGDHVVCCDMEGRIRVNGRAVDESGFLFPGESASTVPFDLVVPEGRLFVLGDHRRASSDSRDRLGSPGGGMIPVSRVIGRADWIVQPFGRATRLHRPDAYARVPAREPTAQPDAANPGEGAHG; encoded by the coding sequence ATGGACACCGAAGCACAGCCGACGGAGCGCGACCGCTCCTCCCACCCGGTCGGACCCGAGGACACCTCGGGGGCCCCGGGCCCGGAGGGCCGGTCGCGTTCCTCGTTGGCAGGGCACCTCGCGGGACGGTTTCCCGGGGGGCGGACCACCGCGGCCCCGCTCCTCGTACTGCTGCTCCTGCTGGCACTCGGCACCTTCGTGGCCCGGCCGTTCCAGATCCCCAGCGGATCGATGGAGCCCTTGTTGAGGGCCGGAGACCGCGTTCTCGTACTCAAGTTGGCATACCGTTTCGGTGCCGGACCGCAGCGTGGCGACGTGGTCGTGTTCGACGGCACCGGGTACTTCGGGGACGCCGACTACATCAAGCGCGTTGCCGGGGTGGGTGGGGACCACGTGGTCTGCTGCGACATGGAGGGGAGGATCCGGGTGAACGGCCGGGCGGTCGACGAGTCGGGATTCCTGTTCCCCGGCGAGAGCGCCTCCACGGTGCCCTTCGACCTCGTCGTCCCCGAGGGACGCCTGTTCGTCCTCGGTGATCACCGCAGAGCCTCCAGCGACTCCCGTGACCGTCTCGGTTCGCCTGGTGGCGGCATGATCCCGGTGAGCAGGGTGATCGGCCGCGCCGACTGGATCGTCCAGCCCTTCGGCCGCGCCACCCGGTTGCACCGCCCCGACGCCTACGCGCGCGTGCCGGCCCGGGAGCCGACGGCGCAGCCGGACGCGGCGAACCCGGGGGAGGGAGCCCATGGGTAA
- the rplS gene encoding 50S ribosomal protein L19, protein MSHLLDSVDSASLRDDVPGFRPGDTVNVHVRVIEGSRSRVQQFKGVVIRRQGAGVRETFTVRKVSFSVGVERTFPVHTPIVEKIELVTRGDVRRAKLYYLRELRGKAAKIKEKREN, encoded by the coding sequence ATGTCTCACCTGCTCGACTCCGTCGACTCCGCGTCGCTGCGCGACGACGTCCCGGGCTTCCGCCCCGGCGACACCGTCAACGTCCACGTGCGCGTCATCGAGGGCAGCCGCTCCCGTGTGCAGCAGTTCAAGGGCGTCGTGATCCGCCGCCAGGGTGCCGGCGTGCGCGAGACCTTCACGGTCCGCAAGGTCTCCTTCTCCGTCGGCGTCGAGCGCACCTTCCCGGTGCACACCCCGATCGTCGAGAAGATCGAGCTCGTCACCAGGGGCGACGTCCGCCGCGCCAAGCTGTACTACCTGCGTGAGCTGCGCGGCAAGGCCGCGAAGATCAAGGAGAAGCGCGAGAACTGA
- the trmD gene encoding tRNA (guanosine(37)-N1)-methyltransferase TrmD, which yields MRLDVVTIFPEYLEPLNVSLVGKARARGQLDVQVHDLRSWTRDRHNTVDDTPYGGGPGMVMKTEPWGEALDEILADGYETGAHAPALIVPTPSGRPFTQELAVRLSERPWLIFAPARYEGIDRRVVDEYATRMPVHEVSIGDYVLAGGEAAVLVVTEAVARLLPGVLGNAESHRDDSFAPGTMTNLLEGPVHTKPPVWRGRGIPEVLLSGHHGKIARWRRDEALRRTTANRPDLIERCEPEAFDKKDREMLSILGWEPDRAGEPYGRFWRRTGGVEQ from the coding sequence ATGCGGCTCGATGTCGTCACCATCTTCCCCGAGTACCTCGAACCGCTGAACGTCTCCCTCGTCGGCAAGGCGCGTGCGCGTGGACAGCTGGACGTCCAGGTGCACGACCTCCGTTCCTGGACCCGTGACCGGCACAACACCGTCGACGACACCCCGTACGGCGGTGGCCCCGGCATGGTCATGAAGACCGAGCCGTGGGGCGAGGCGCTCGACGAGATCCTGGCGGACGGCTACGAGACCGGCGCGCACGCGCCCGCCCTGATCGTCCCCACCCCCAGCGGCCGCCCCTTCACCCAGGAACTCGCCGTCCGCCTCTCCGAACGCCCCTGGCTGATCTTCGCACCGGCCCGCTACGAGGGAATCGACCGGCGCGTCGTCGACGAGTACGCGACCCGCATGCCGGTGCACGAGGTGTCCATCGGCGACTACGTCCTGGCCGGCGGTGAGGCGGCCGTCCTCGTCGTCACCGAGGCCGTGGCCCGGCTGCTGCCCGGCGTCCTGGGCAACGCCGAGTCACACCGGGACGACTCCTTCGCCCCGGGCACCATGACCAACCTCCTGGAAGGCCCCGTCCACACCAAGCCACCGGTCTGGCGCGGCCGGGGCATCCCCGAAGTGCTGCTCAGCGGCCACCACGGGAAGATCGCCCGCTGGCGGCGCGACGAGGCACTGAGGCGCACCACGGCCAACCGGCCCGACCTCATAGAGCGCTGCGAGCCCGAGGCCTTCGACAAGAAGGACCGTGAGATGCTCTCCATCCTGGGCTGGGAGCCGGACCGGGCAGGGGAGCCGTACGGCAGATTTTGGCGCAGGACCGGCGGCGTGGAACAATAG
- the rimM gene encoding ribosome maturation factor RimM (Essential for efficient processing of 16S rRNA), with protein sequence MQLVVARIGRAHGIKGEVTVEVRTDEPELRLGPGAVLATDPASVGPLTIETGRVHSGRLLLRFEGVRDRTGAEALRHTLLIAEVDPDERPEDEDEYYDHQLIDLDVVTRDGQPVGRITEISHLPTQDLFVVERPDGSEVLVPFVEQIVTGIDLGEQRAVIDPPPGLIDDRDTRDEAADGHGASSRDEA encoded by the coding sequence GTGCAGCTGGTAGTCGCTCGCATCGGCCGTGCCCACGGCATCAAGGGCGAGGTCACCGTGGAGGTCCGCACCGACGAGCCGGAGCTGAGGCTCGGGCCCGGTGCCGTCCTGGCCACCGATCCGGCCTCCGTCGGACCGCTCACCATCGAGACGGGCCGGGTGCACAGCGGCCGGCTCCTGCTGCGCTTCGAGGGCGTCCGTGACCGCACCGGTGCCGAAGCGCTGCGCCACACCCTCCTCATCGCCGAGGTCGACCCGGACGAGCGGCCCGAGGACGAGGACGAGTACTACGACCACCAGCTGATCGACCTCGACGTCGTCACCCGGGACGGACAGCCGGTGGGCCGGATCACCGAGATCTCCCACCTGCCGACGCAGGACCTCTTCGTGGTGGAGCGGCCCGACGGCAGCGAGGTGCTCGTGCCGTTCGTGGAGCAGATCGTCACCGGGATCGACCTCGGGGAACAGCGCGCGGTCATCGACCCGCCGCCGGGTCTCATCGACGACCGGGACACCCGCGACGAAGCCGCCGACGGACACGGCGCCTCCTCACGGGACGAGGCGTGA
- a CDS encoding RNA-binding protein, with product MLEDALEHLVKGIVDHPDDVQVASRDLRRGRVLEVRVHPDDLGKVIGRNGRTARALRTVVGAIGGRGVRVDLVDVDHVR from the coding sequence ATGCTCGAGGACGCTCTCGAGCACCTCGTGAAGGGCATCGTCGACCATCCCGACGATGTGCAGGTCGCCTCGCGCGACCTGCGCCGCGGGCGTGTGCTCGAGGTCCGGGTCCACCCGGACGACCTCGGCAAGGTGATCGGCCGCAACGGCCGCACCGCGCGCGCCCTGCGCACCGTCGTGGGCGCCATCGGCGGCCGAGGTGTCCGGGTCGACCTCGTCGACGTGGACCACGTCCGCTGA
- the rpsP gene encoding 30S ribosomal protein S16: MAVKIKLKRLGKIRSPHYRIVVADSRTRRDGRAIEEIGKYHPTYNPSVIEVDGERVAYWLGVGAQPTEPVLAILKKTGDWQKFRGEPAPAPLLQQAEKSARPSFEALGGEDEGKGEAITQKKKAEKKDEAPAESSSSASTEA, from the coding sequence GTGGCAGTCAAGATCAAGCTGAAGCGTCTGGGCAAGATCCGTTCGCCCCACTACCGCATCGTCGTCGCCGACTCCCGTACCCGCCGTGACGGCCGGGCCATCGAGGAGATCGGCAAGTACCACCCGACGTACAACCCGTCGGTGATCGAGGTCGACGGTGAGCGTGTGGCGTACTGGCTCGGTGTCGGCGCCCAGCCGACCGAGCCCGTGCTCGCCATTCTGAAGAAGACCGGTGACTGGCAGAAGTTCAGGGGCGAGCCCGCCCCGGCTCCGCTGCTGCAGCAGGCCGAGAAGTCCGCCCGCCCGTCGTTCGAGGCGCTCGGCGGCGAGGACGAGGGCAAGGGTGAGGCCATCACCCAGAAGAAGAAGGCTGAGAAGAAGGACGAGGCCCCGGCCGAGTCCTCTTCGTCTGCGTCGACCGAGGCCTGA
- the ffh gene encoding signal recognition particle protein: MFDTLSDRLSLTFKNLRGKGRLSEADIDATARDIRIALLEADVALPVVRAFIRSVKERALGAEVSKALNPAQQFVKIVNDELTSILGGETRRLRFAKQPPTVIMLAGLQGAGKTTLAGKLGHWLKEQGHSPLLVACDLQRPNAVNQLSVVAERAGVAVYAPEPGNGVGDPVEVARDSIEFARSKVHDIVVVDTAGRLGIDQEMMRQAADIRDVVHPDEILFVVDAMIGQDAVNTAEAFRDGVGFDGVVLSKLDGDARGGAALSIASVTGKPIMFASNGEKLDEFDAFHPDRMASRILDMGDLLTLIEQAEKTFSQDEAEKMASKLASKKGQDFTLDDFLAQMEQVRKMGSISKLLGMLPGMGQIKDQINNLDERDVDRTAAIIKSMTPAERQDASIINGSRRARIAKGSGVEVSAVKSLVERFFEARKMMSRMAQGGGMPGMPGTPGTGGGPGRTKKKQKQAKGKQRSGNPMKRKQQEEEEAQRRAAAAGGSNAFGLPQQGGKDFELPDEFKKFMG; encoded by the coding sequence GTGTTCGATACTCTCTCCGACCGCCTCAGCCTGACCTTCAAAAACCTCCGCGGAAAAGGCCGGCTGAGCGAAGCGGACATCGACGCCACGGCGCGCGACATCCGTATCGCCCTCCTCGAGGCGGACGTGGCCCTGCCGGTCGTCCGGGCGTTCATCAGGAGCGTCAAGGAGCGGGCGCTCGGCGCCGAGGTCTCCAAGGCCCTCAACCCCGCACAACAGTTCGTCAAGATCGTCAATGACGAACTGACCTCTATTCTCGGCGGCGAGACCCGTCGTCTGCGGTTCGCCAAGCAGCCGCCGACCGTGATCATGCTCGCCGGTCTGCAGGGTGCCGGCAAGACCACCCTCGCGGGCAAGCTCGGCCACTGGCTCAAGGAACAGGGCCACTCGCCGCTCCTGGTCGCCTGTGACCTCCAGCGCCCCAACGCCGTCAACCAGCTCAGCGTCGTCGCCGAGCGCGCCGGCGTCGCCGTCTACGCGCCCGAGCCGGGCAACGGCGTCGGTGACCCGGTCGAGGTCGCCAGGGACTCCATCGAGTTCGCCAGGTCCAAGGTCCACGACATCGTCGTCGTGGACACCGCCGGCCGCCTGGGCATCGACCAGGAGATGATGCGGCAGGCCGCGGACATCAGGGACGTCGTTCATCCTGATGAAATCCTGTTCGTCGTCGACGCGATGATCGGCCAGGACGCCGTCAACACCGCCGAAGCCTTCCGTGACGGCGTCGGCTTCGACGGTGTGGTGCTCTCCAAGCTGGACGGTGACGCCCGCGGTGGTGCGGCCCTGTCGATCGCCTCGGTGACCGGCAAGCCGATCATGTTCGCGTCGAACGGTGAGAAGCTCGACGAGTTCGACGCCTTCCACCCCGACCGGATGGCCTCCCGCATCCTCGACATGGGTGACCTGCTCACCCTGATCGAGCAGGCGGAGAAGACGTTCAGCCAGGACGAGGCCGAGAAGATGGCCTCCAAGCTGGCGTCGAAGAAGGGCCAGGACTTCACCCTGGACGACTTCCTGGCCCAGATGGAGCAGGTCAGGAAGATGGGCAGCATCTCCAAGCTGCTCGGCATGCTGCCCGGCATGGGGCAGATCAAGGACCAGATCAACAACCTCGACGAGCGGGACGTCGACCGTACGGCCGCGATCATCAAGTCGATGACCCCGGCCGAGCGCCAGGACGCCTCGATCATCAACGGCTCCCGCCGCGCCCGTATCGCCAAGGGCTCCGGCGTCGAGGTCAGCGCGGTGAAGTCCCTTGTGGAGCGGTTCTTCGAGGCCCGCAAGATGATGTCCCGCATGGCCCAGGGCGGTGGCATGCCGGGGATGCCCGGGACGCCTGGCACGGGCGGCGGTCCCGGCCGGACGAAGAAGAAGCAGAAGCAGGCCAAGGGCAAGCAGCGCTCCGGCAACCCGATGAAGCGCAAGCAGCAGGAGGAAGAGGAGGCCCAGCGCCGTGCCGCAGCGGCCGGGGGGAGCAACGCCTTCGGGCTGCCGCAGCAGGGCGGCAAGGACTTCGAACTGCCGGACGAGTTCAAGAAGTTCATGGGCTGA